From Drosophila yakuba strain Tai18E2 chromosome 2L, Prin_Dyak_Tai18E2_2.1, whole genome shotgun sequence, one genomic window encodes:
- the LOC6528994 gene encoding uncharacterized protein LOC6528994, whose product MAAGRAAATLEAPGPPSGQDIASDNSAQRRTLATKVRRKGPRPQRRLHPPLRPRLPLHLHLLLWLLCCCSQLGQLRAECPAVCECKWKSGKESVLCLNANLTHIPQPLDAGTQLLDLSGNEIQVIPDDSFAAAQLLNLQKVYLARCHLRLIERHAFRKLINLVELDLSQNLLSAIPSLALYHVSELRELRLSGNPILRVPDDAFGHVPQLVKLELSDCRLSHIAVRAFAGLESSLEWLKLDGNRLSEVRSGTITSLASLHGLELARNAWNCSCSLRPLRAWMLQQNIPSGIPPTCESPPRLSGRAWDKLDVDDFACVPQIVATDTTAHGVEGRNITMSCYVEGVPQPAVKWLLKNRLIANLSAGGDGDSDSEPRTAAATQGRKTYVVNMLRNASNLTILTADMQDAGIYTCAAENKAGKVEASVTLAVSRRPPEAPWGLRIILLGAVAALLLVGGSSFAAICLCSLQRRRKLRLWNSVPPVRRSESYEKIEMTARTRPDLGGGASCGGGSATGAGLFHETEEQGYLRATHTPLNGNDAGQAAAIVNPSAGSVQRRNGDYLHVSTHCDDEEEEQQQQPASQHHPHPNQQQQHQQRKGSQGHVVSASGANNSAPLEETDLHIPRLIDIGGTDSASSSISSQVDAAARLAGYAGHTWKTTPIATTKINSPHSKPVTSAAPSSLNTQATPYTHYGNHPADEIATSVFCSEGQESDLFDSNYPDLLDIAKYAVAQAQQESRGQGYAQTTPTPNGGLCTLPRKLKTSGKYFRNSSDSQSPLLADNSSKYGSSTLGDGSFLNEAMGLGRRYSAESSYANYSSTATYTGGGQRANSFLNLVQSGAHKGNLPGPLPGHLGQKPSLPSSPVQHQRSLSSAATPLLDFSALASRAAGAANSSVAAYDYHAAQLERFLEEYRNLQDQLCKMKETCDTIRKKETPLRVAIGQSAAQLADPVMYNAASHSPKPPATSNLKTKTLLPGQPPDPPPYWLHRNAMLKRLNGDGSGGANGSGGSPASPQPGQDIFKS is encoded by the exons ATGGCAGCGGGAAGAGCAGCCGCCACGCTGGAGGCTCCGGGTCCGCCCAGCGGTCAGGACATAGCCAGCGACAACAGCGCCCAGCGCCGCACGCTGGCGACAAAGGTGCGTCGAAaagggccacgcccccagcgGCGCCTGCACCCGCCCCTGCGCCCCCGCCTACCGCTCCATTTGCACCTGCTACTGTGGCTGCTGTGCTGCTGTTCCCAGCTGGGCCAGCTGAGGGCCGAGTGCCCAGCGGTGTGCGAGTGCAAATGGAAGAGCGGTAAGGAGTCCGTCTTGTGCCTTAACGCCAACCTAACCCACATCCCGCAGCCGCTGGACGCGGGAACCCAACTGCTGGACCTTAGCGGAAATGAGATCCAAGTAATACCCGACGATAGCTTCGCGGCGGCCCAGTTGCTCAACCTGCAGAAGGTGTACCTGGCCAGGTGCCACCTCCGACTGATCGAGCGCCATGCCTTCCGTAAGCTGATCAACCTGGTGGAGCTGGATCTAAGCCAGAACCTGCTCTCGGCCATACCCTCGTTGGCCCTCTACCACGTCTCAGAGCTAAGGGAGCTCCGACTGAGTGGCAACCCAATACTGAGGGTGCCGGACGATGCATTTGGTCATGTCCCACAACTGGTGAAGCTGGAGCTGAGCGACTGCCGCCTGTCGCACATTGCTGTGCGAGCATTTGCCGGGCTCGAGAGCAGTCTGGAGTGGCTGAAACTGGACGGCAATCGGTTGAGCGAGGTTAGGAGTGGCACCATCACCTCGCTGGCTTCACTGCATGGCCTGGAGTTGGCCCGCAATGCCTGGAATTGCAGCTGCTCCTTGCGTCCTTTGAGGGCCTGGATGCTGCAACAGAATATACCGAGTGGCATACCGCCAACATGTGAGTCTCCTCCAAGGTTGTCCGGGAGGGCTTGGGATAAGCTCGATGTAGACGACTTTGCTTGTGTTCCACAAATTGTTGCCACGGACACCACAGCCCACGGAGTGGAGGGCAGAAACATAACCATGAGCTGTTACGTGGAAGGAGTACCCCAACCGGCTGTCAAGTGGCTGCTTAAAAACCGACTGATAGCCAATCTTAGTGCTGGCGGCGATGGTGACTCCGATTCGGAGCCCAGAACAGCGGCAGCTACTCAGGGGAGGAAGACCTATGTGGTAAACATGCTGAGGAATGCCTCAAACCTGACCATTCTCACGGCTGACATGCAGGATGCCGGGATATATACGTGTGCGGCGGAAAATAAGGCTGGAAAAGTGGAGGCCAGTGTGACTCTGGCTGTATCCCGAAGACCCCCGGAAGCTCCCTGGGGCCTAAGAATTATCCTGCTGGGGGCTGTAGCCGCCCTGCTCCTCGTGGGTGGATCCTCCTTTGCGGCCATTTGCTTGTGTTCCTTGCAAAGACGAAGAAAGCTGCGGCTTTGGAACTCTGTACCTCCGGTGAGGCGAAGTGAGAGCTACGAGAAGATCGAGATGACGGCCAGGACGAGACCGGATCTGGGGGGAGGGGCTAGTTGCGGAGGCGGCAGTGCCACTGGGGCCGGACTCTTTCATGAGACCGAGGAGCAGGGCTATCTGCGGGCAACTCATACGCCACTAAATGGCAACGATGCCGGGCAGGCGGCTGCCATCGTAAACCCGAGTGCAGGAAGTGTACAGCGGAGAAATGGGGACTACCTGCACGTGTCCACCCACTGCGatgacgaggaggaggagcaacagcaacagcccGCGAGCCAGCACCACCCCCATCccaatcagcagcagcagcatcagcagagGAAGGGCTCCCAGGGCCATGTTGTCTCCGCATCCGGGGCGAATAATTCAGCACCGCTGGAGGAAACGGATCTGCACATACCGCGCCTCATCGACATCGGCGG CACCGATTCCGCATCGAGTTCGATCTCCAGCCAAGTAGACGCTGCTGCCCGCTTAGCGGGCTATGCCGGACACACCTGGAAGACCACACCCATTGCCACCACCAAGATCAATTCCCCGCACAGCAAACCGGTGACCTCGGCGGCACCGTCGTCCCTGAATACACAGGCCACGCCATACACCCACTATGGAAACCACCCGGCAGACGAAATCGCCACCTCGGTGTTCTGTAGCGAAGGGCAGGAAAGTGACCTGTTCGATAGCAACTATCCGGATCTGCTGGATATAGCCAAGTATGCGGTGGCCCAGGCGCAGCAGGAAAGTCGGGGTCAGGGGTATGCCCAAACCACGCCCACTCCGAATGGGGGCTTGTGCACTCTCCCCCGGAAACTAAAGACCAGTGGAAAGTACTTCCGCAACTCCTCGGATAGTCAATCACCCCTGCTGGCGGATAACTCCAGTAAATATGGTAGTAGCACTCTGGGCGATGGAAGCTTTCTCAACGAAGCGATGGGTCTGGGCAGAAGGTATTCTGCGGAATCGAGTTATGCCAACTATTCGAGTACGGCCACCTACACGGGCGGCGGCCAGCGGGCCAATAGTTTCCTTAACCTGGTGCAAAGTGGCGCCCACAAGGGCAATCTGCCAGGTCCGCTGCCGGGTCACCTGGGGCAGAAGCCCAGTCTGCCCTCGAGTCCGGTGCAGCATCAGCGATCTCTGTCGAGtgcggccacgccccttttggACTTCTCAGCCCTAGCGTCAAGGGCCGCCGGAGCGGCTAACTCATCAGTGGCCGCCTATGATTATCATGCCGCGCAGCTGGAGAGATTTCTGGAAGAATACCGTAACCTGCAGGATCAGCTGTGCAAAATGAAGGAGACCTGCGATACAATCCGAAAAAAAGAGACTCCTTTGCGAGTGGCCATTGGTCAGTCGGCTGCGCAGTTAGCGGACCCCGTGATGTACAATGCAGCCTCGCACAGTCCAAAACCGCCGGCGACCAGCAATCTGAAGACAAAGACCCTACTCCCAGGACAACCACCCGATCCACCGCCCTACTGGTTACACCGAAACGCCATGCTGAAGCGGTTGAATGGAGACGGCAGTGGTGGTGCTAATGGCTCAGGTGGATCTCCGGCCTCTCCACAGCCCGGTCAGGATATTTTCAAGAGCTAA